The DNA region GGTTGGTAGGGGTCACGCTGGCTCTGCCCGACTACAACCCACGCATCAAGAAGATCGGCGGCCGATTGTTCCCGTTCGGCTTCCTTCAACTGCTCGCCCGCAAGCGGAGCATCAAGAAGCACCGCGTGATGGCCGCCAATGTGCTGCCGGAGTACAACCGCGCGGGGCTGGGGGTAGTGCTGATCCACGCCTTGATCCTGCGGGCCCGCGAGCTGGGCTGCCAGGAGGTGGAGTACTCGTGGATCGCCGAGTCGAACGCGGCGTCGTTCGGCACGCTGGAGAACGCGGGGGCCCATAGGTGCCGGACGTTTCGGGTTTGGGAGCAGTTCATCGCTTATTAGGCACTCTATTGCAGTTCCATCGATCAACCTGAGCGGTGGCCGAATTTCATTGACACCACCCCTCTTCGGTGATAACTTCCTGTGGAATCTCATCAATTAGTGGGGACAATCTGATGTCAATCTTTGCTCCGATACTCACATCTGCTAGTTGTGGCGGGCCCTTTCGCGGTTTCTATATGGGATTAGTTGTTCCCTGGCTGCTGTCCATTTCGGCTGACAGCGCTTCGGCGATCCAACTGTACTATCACCTAGACGATCCAGGAAGTCTGACGACGGCGGAGAAGGAGGATCCAGTTCGGTACGAGCGGCTACTGGGCAATCCAGAGTTCATAGGGAATGACGTTTCACTTTTTTCGTCGGCGCCATTCTATGGGGCGAACCCTTCACAGTTCCGCCCGCACATCAATAGCTATGCAACATGGGACCTTTCGGGTGTTGGTCGCAAGTATGCAGGTAGTGGCCCACTAGGCAATCCAGAGGGTAATCACGCGACTATGATAACGGAGAGTTGGTTTCTAACCTCTACTCACAGAAGCAGCAATCTTCTGGGGAACCCAATCCGTTTCTACCGTGACAACACTGCTTCCAGTGAATGGTGGGAGGGAACTGTTCGGGAGGTTGGGGCAGTTGGCAGCAGTACAGACGTGTCCATAGCTCAGGTTCTCGGCTCAAATGACGAGCCTCCACCAGAATGGGTGCGCCGATACCCGGTGATGAAGCGAAATATTGCTAGTTGGGACAAGTTCCTTGACCCAACGATAGTCCTCGTTGGTACGGCTACGTTCGGCGACCTGCTTGACACTTGGGTAGGTTTGAATCGAGTTGACGACGTCGTCGGCGCCAGGACTGGAAATTACACGGGTCCGGGCATCGCCTTTTCAATGACTGAGGATGGTGAGTTCGGACACGATGAAGCCGTCACGATCGGTGGTGACTCGTCGGGTGCGACATTCGCATACTCGCCAGCTGGGCTCGCGTTGCTTGGAATTCACTCCCAAGCGGGCATGGATGCGGGCATGGATGCAGACGTCTCTGCGATGTCTTCAGACCTGGAAGCAGCCTTTATTAGTAAGCCTGGAGAGTCAGTGAGATTTGTCACTGATCTTAGAGGAGATATGAATGCCGACTTCTCGGTTACCGTGTCAGATCTGCAAATTGTTGCGTCGAACATCGGACAGCCGCATCCTACTGGCGGAGTCTATACTTATTTTGAAGGTGATTTCAATGGAGACGGAATGGTTAGCGTCTCTGATCTGCAGGTTATTGCAGCGAGTTTGAACCAAGGACCGTTGACTCTTCCGGCCGACTTCAATAAGGACTTTCGAGTGGATCGGGATGACGTAGCAGAGCTAGGCAATCATTGGAATCAGTCCGTTGCTCCAGGTACCGCTGGTGATGCGAATCGTGATGGCGTGGTGAATCAGTTGGACGTGTTCCTGGCTGACATGCATAGCAGTATTGATGTCTTTGAACTGCCGACTCCTCCTAGTGGCGCCCCCGTGCTTCCCGGCGACTGGGTGTACTCAGGATCCGTTAATCACCTCGATCTAGGTGTGTTAACGGCACATTACATGGATGGAATTCAATACGATCCGGGAACGAACGGCGACTTAACCGGTGACGGATTTGTACGCATCGCGGACCTTCAGGCGTTTGCAGGTATTCTTGGAGATCCAGAGAGGGTGAGGATTCAGTTTGACGTGAACTTTGACGGCAAGGTTACAGCCGAAGATTTGGATTCGTTCGCAGTGAATTGGGAAAGCAGTGTATCGGGCGGTTACTCGGATGGCGACTTTGATCTCAGTGGATATGTGGACAACAATGACTTTATCCTGTATGCACAGTGGTGGGGGTACGGCACTGGGTCTTCCATTGTTCCGCCTGGATCGGCGGTGCCAGAGCCGAGTGGCTTTGCTGTGTTGGTCATGGTCTGCTTCGGGGCGACTTTGGTGAAGCGTCTCAGGAGGTGAGGTAGTCGGGGTGGGCTTCTTCCATGGCGACTTGGTTGCTTTTCGTTTCTACCGCCGACTTGCGCCGTTCGGACGGCGAAATCCCCCGTATTCCAGATTCCCCAAAAACCGATCTTGACCCCTTCCCCACTCCGCCCCTAACATCCCGCCAACCGTGCAGGGGATCTACTACTGGTTGGCCTGATGGCCCGCCTCCCTGCCGGGAAA from Pirellulimonas nuda includes:
- a CDS encoding dockerin type I domain-containing protein, whose amino-acid sequence is MSIFAPILTSASCGGPFRGFYMGLVVPWLLSISADSASAIQLYYHLDDPGSLTTAEKEDPVRYERLLGNPEFIGNDVSLFSSAPFYGANPSQFRPHINSYATWDLSGVGRKYAGSGPLGNPEGNHATMITESWFLTSTHRSSNLLGNPIRFYRDNTASSEWWEGTVREVGAVGSSTDVSIAQVLGSNDEPPPEWVRRYPVMKRNIASWDKFLDPTIVLVGTATFGDLLDTWVGLNRVDDVVGARTGNYTGPGIAFSMTEDGEFGHDEAVTIGGDSSGATFAYSPAGLALLGIHSQAGMDAGMDADVSAMSSDLEAAFISKPGESVRFVTDLRGDMNADFSVTVSDLQIVASNIGQPHPTGGVYTYFEGDFNGDGMVSVSDLQVIAASLNQGPLTLPADFNKDFRVDRDDVAELGNHWNQSVAPGTAGDANRDGVVNQLDVFLADMHSSIDVFELPTPPSGAPVLPGDWVYSGSVNHLDLGVLTAHYMDGIQYDPGTNGDLTGDGFVRIADLQAFAGILGDPERVRIQFDVNFDGKVTAEDLDSFAVNWESSVSGGYSDGDFDLSGYVDNNDFILYAQWWGYGTGSSIVPPGSAVPEPSGFAVLVMVCFGATLVKRLRR